From Actinomyces procaprae:
GGCCCGGCATGGTTCTGCAGCCCGGGCTGTAGCTGTACGCCTCGTTTACTCTCCCAGGACTACCCCACACCCGACTCCCAGAGCCCCCCGCTCAACACCGACAACCACTACACCCTCAAACACGAAGCGCCACGAATCGCTTAGGTTGGTTAGGAGGCTACGCGACAGCCAACACCCCACCCGAGACGCGAAGGAGCGAGTATGAGCCAGCAAGAGCACAGAGGCCCCGGTACGGATGCGGAGGTTGACCCCCGTGAGGCGGAGGTGCGTCGTCGCATGGCCGCCCAGGAGCTGTACCTGGACGAGGGGCCCGGCCTGGAGGCATTGACCGAGCAGCGCATCCGCGGCAAGGAGCTCGCCGCCGCCTACAACGCCACCTCGCCGCGTGACGCCGCCGGGCGGCGACGACTCCTGGAGGAGATCTTCGGCGAGCTCGGCGACGCCGTGTGGATCGAGCCGCCGCTGCACGTCGCCTACGGCATCCACACGCGCGTCGGCTCCCCCGTGTACGCCAATGCGGGACTTCAGCTCATCGACGACTCCCCGGTGGTCATCGGCAACCGGGTCATGTTCGGGCCGCGCGTCATGATCACCACCGCCGGGCACCCGGTGCACCCGGAGATGCGCGACCGCGGTCAGCAGTTCTCCGCTCCGGTGGTGATTGAGGATGATGTGTGGATCGGCGGGAACGTGACGATTCTGCCGGGCGTGACCATTGGACGCGGCTCGGTGATTGCCGCGGGCGCCGTCGTGAACGCCAATGTGCCGCCCATGGTGGTGGCGGGCGGGGTGCCGGCACGGGTGTTGCGCGAGATCACCGACGCCGACCGCGACTGGTCCTACCGGGCCCCGCGCACGCTACCCGTGCCCGGCAGACAGGCCGACGAGGAAAGTGCCTGAGCGGGGAACAGTTAGGTCAGAGACGAGCTCCTACGCGTGAGGGCGGATCGACCCCGACACCGAGGAGGCCCTGGCCGGGTCGGACGAGCTCCTACGCGTGAGAGCGGATCGCCTGCCCATACCGACCCGCTGCAAGCAGACGGGCCGGCATGGGCAGGCCGCTAGGGCGTGTTGCGTAAGTGGGTGGGGCGGTCGACGTCGTGTGCGGAACAGGGTGAGGCCTTCGGGGTGTCACGGGTGGTGTGAAGACTGACCGTGACACCGCCAAGGGCCGCGACCGTGGAGTGGAGACGCCTGTGCCTGTCATGACCTGAGCGAAGCCCGGTGGGAGCTGCTTGCGCCCCTGCTGCCCTCGTCGCCTGCTGATGGCGGGCCCCGGGTGTATCCGCTGCGGGACATGATCAACGCCTTACGGTGGCTACCCGGGTCGGGGCGCCCTGGCGTGACATACCCTCCCGCTACGGGCCCTGGCCACCAGGTACGGCAAGTTCAGGTACGGCAAGTTCGTCGTCCGCTATCAGGCCACCACCCACACCGCCAGCACCAACCACTGGCTCAAGCGACTTACATAACACGACCTGGGTCCGGTTGTGTGAGTGCTTGGGTGGGTGCGCGGCCGGGTGTCTGTGTGCGTGGCCGTTGAGCCTGCCCGTTGGACCCCTGTGCCCCCGTTGGACCCCTGTGCCCCCGTTGGACCGCCGTAGCCACGGGTTACAGCGGTCCAACGGGGCCGTAAGCGGTCCAACGGGGCGTGAGCGGTCCAACCAGGGCGGCGCAAGACCCACCCGCCCCCTCGACGGGCGCACACAGCCGACTCAACCTGGAGCCACGTAGCCACCAGACACGACGAACTCGCCACCCGCTACCAGGACACTACCCACATCGCCGGCACCGCCCCACCAGCACGAACGACTCACACAACGCGACCTAGATCGGTCCGGGACCGAGGTCACCGGTTCGGTGTCAGTCCTGGCGGGCGAGGTCGGCGGCGCCGATCAGCCCGGCCTCCTGGCCCGAGGAGGAGATGACGATCGGGATCTCGGGACGGTGGGCGCGCGCCGTCAGGTGTTCATCGAAGCTGGCGCGCACCGGGTTCAGCAGGATGTCGCCCGCCTCGGTGAGACCACCGGCGAGCACGATGACCTCGGGGTCAAGGACGGCACACAGGTCGGCCAGCCCCAGGCCAAGGGCGCTGCCCAGGCGCTCGTAGCACTCCAGGGCGGCCGGGTCGCCCTCGCGGGCGGCGGCGGTGACGGCCTTGCCGGAGATCCTGTTCTGGTCCCCGCCGGACAGCTCGATGATGCGCGCGGCGTAGTCGGGCTGGAACTTGGCCAGCTCCCAGCCGTTGACACCCAGTGCTGTGCCGGAGCCGTAGCGCTCCAGGCAGCCGCGCTGACCGCAGCCGCAGGGGCGTCCGTCCGGGACCACGTTGATGTGGCCGATCTCTGCGGCGAAGCCGGCGGCGCCGCGAACAAGGTGTCCGTCGATGATGACGGCGCCCCCGACGCCGGTCCCCAGCGTGACCACCAAGACGTTCTTGGCGCCCTTGCCGCCGCCGAAGCGGGCCTCCGCCCAGCCGGCCGCGTTCGCGTCGTTCTCCACCACGACCTTCTTGCCGGTGCGGGCGGAGATCTCATCGGCGATGCGGGCGCCGGTCCAGTCCAGGTTCGTGCCATAGACCATGGTGTTGCGGTCGGAGGAGGTGAATCCGGCCGCGCCCACGCCGATGGTCTCGGCGTCGTACTGTGCGGCGAGCTCGTTGGCGACGTCCGCAATGGTGGCGAAGATGGCTTCGCGGCTGGTGGCGGGGGAGTCGCGTCGTGCGGTGGCGAGTACGGTGCCGTCCTCGTCAACGACGCCCGCAGCGATCTTGGTTCCACCCACATCGACGCCGATGCTCAATGCCATAGCTGTTCTCCTGGTTCGCTCAAATTCCGATATGTCTTGAAACTGATCCGCGCCAGGGGCGTCGGCGCCCCTGGACCTCACCGGCTCGCCGGTTCGCGGAGATCCATGGATCCTATTGTGGCAGCCGCCGCGAGGCTCGCCAACCGTCGCACCCCAACATCGGCCCACCCCGGGCGCAACCCACACCCCCCACCGACACCCCCCACCCCCACCACCCGCGAGGTCGGTAGATCTTACGTGCCGAGGTCGGTAGTTGTTACGTGCCGAGGTCGGTTGAAATGGCGGATCGGCGGGGCGCCGGGCAGGCGTGGGGGTCTTACCTGGCGGCTTCGGCCTGCTCACGGATGGTGTTGCGTAGGTAATCGGCGTCCGCGTATCCGGGCACGTACGCATCGTTGATGATGAGGAAGGGCGTGCCGGAGATGCCGAGGTCATAGGCGTGTTGCTTGGCCTCCGCGACCGCCTGCACGGTCGCGGCGTCGTTCATGTCGGAGCGGAACCGGTCGAGGTCCGGCACGCCCGCCTCCTTCGCAAAGGCAACCAGGGATTCCTCGGTGTACTCAGGGTGATCGGTAGGGTCGGCGGCGGCATAGACGGCGTCGTGGAACTCCCAGAACCTTCCCTGCTTCCCGGCAGCGACGCCGGCCTGCGCCGCCAGGGGTGAGGTGTCGGTGATCTGCGCCAGGTCGCGCCATTCGATGCGCAGCGTGCCGTCCCGCACCAGGTCCTCCAGTGCAGGCTCGACTTCCTGCGCGAACTTAGTGCAATACGGGCAGGCGAAATCAGAGTAAATGACCATCACCACCGGGGAGTCGACGTCGCCCCTGGCTTGGGCGTCGTCGGGATCCCGCCTCACCTCGCCGTGCAGGATCTCCAGCAGGCCGGCATCGGTCTGCGACGGCGCGGCGGTCTGTACCTCGGCGGGCTGCGCCGATGCGCCTGCCGATGCCGCTGCGCTCGTGGACGCGTCGGCGGTGGACTGGCTGGGGCGCATCACCAGGATGATCGCAATGACGGCGAGCAGGATCGCGATGCAGGCGAGCAGGAAGACGATAATCGGGTTGCTGCGGGATGAGCGCTGCTGCTCCGGCACGCTTCCGTCAGTGGGTGAGGTCATGGGCGCAGTGTGTCAGAGTCGACGACGCCGGTGCCCTCCATATCGCTCAGAGTCGGATGGCATATCGGTAAAGCGGTGCTACTGGGCGGCCGCCCGCACGGCTGCTGAATGCGCGCGGGTGGCCCCGGCGCACGACCGGGGCCACCCATGTCTATCGACCTCGCCACGTAACAACTACCGACCTCGCCACGTAACAACTACCGACCTCGCCACGTAACAACTACCGACCTCGCCACGTAACAACTACCGACCTCGCCACGTAACAACTACCGACCTCGCCACGTAACAACTACCGACCTCGGTACGTAACAACTACCGACCTCGGTACGTAAGATCTACCGACCTCGGTGAAGGGGCGGGAGGGGCGGGGCGAGGCGGGCGGGAGGGATGGTCGGGTCAGGCGGCGGAGCCGTCGCGACCCTTGCTGCCGTCTTCGTCCTCGCCCCCGAAGCGCCGCATCATGTCCGTCAGGCTGGTGCCGGTCAGCGAGCGCATGACGGCGTCGAGCTGCTCGACGTTCCCGGCCACCGCCTTGGGCAGCGCGGAGGCGCCGTCGGTGGAGATGATCGACATGTCCTTGACGCTGCCCAGCGGCTCGGCCAGGGCGCGGGCGATCTCCGGCGCCTTGTCCAGGATCATCTGCTGGGTGGCGGCCCGGCCGTACTTGGCCAGGGCGTCGGCCTTGTCGCTCATGGCCTTCGCCTCCGCCTCACCGGCGGCGCGCACGGCCTCGGCCTCGGCACGGCCGCGGGCGGCGATGGCCTCCGCCTCGGCCTGGGCCTGCGCGGCGGTGGCGCGGGCCTGGGCCTCGGCACGGGCGACGGTTGCCTGCGCCTGGGCCTCGGCGTCCAGGCGGGTGCGCTCGGCCTCTGCCTCCGCCCGGCGGATCGATTCGGCCTTGGCGGCCTCGGCCTCCTGCTCGCGCTGGTAGCGGGCGGCGTCGGCGGGCTTACGGACGGTGGAGTCCAGCTCGCGCTCGGTCAGGGCGGCCTGTGCCTCGGCGGCCTCCTGCTCGATGACGGCGATCTCCCGCTTCTTGGCGGCGCGGGCAAGCGGCCCGGCGGAGTCGGCCTCCGCCTGAGCCTTGTCGGTCTCCGCCTTGAGCTCGGCCTGGCGCAGGGCCAGGTCGCGCTCCCGCTCGGCGATCTGCTGGCGCGAGGTCACCTCGGCGTCCTTGGCCTCCCGCTCGGCGTTGGCGCGGGCCACGCGGGCGTCCTTGGCGACGCGCTGCTGCTCGGGCACGCCCAGGGAGTCGATGTAGCCGGAGGCGTCGGTGATCTCGGAGATCTGCAGCACGTCGATCTCCAGGCCCATGTTGGCCATGACCGACTTGGCGTCGTCGAACACGTTCTGCTGGAGGGCGTCGCGGTCGGAGATGAGGTCGGTGACGGTCATGTGGCCGATGATGGAGCGCAGTGAGCCGATCAGGGCGTCGCGGGAGGAGTCGGCGATCGCCTGGTCGGTGTTCGGCTTGCCCAGGAAGCGCTTTGCGGCGGCCCGCACCTGCTGGTCGGAGTCGCCGACCTTCACGGCGGCGACGGCGGAGACGGACACGTTGATCTTGTTCTCGTCCTCGGCGGTCACCTGGAAGCCGATGGTGTTCTGGGTGAAGGGCAGGTACTGGATGGACTGGATGATCGGCAGGACGAAGTCGCGCCCGCCGGGGCGGATGATCTTGACCTCCCCGTTGCGGCTGGATCCGGAGACCAGGCCGGTCAGGTTGGAGGGCACGACGACGACTCGGGAGAGCATGTA
This genomic window contains:
- a CDS encoding DsbA family protein translates to MTSPTDGSVPEQQRSSRSNPIIVFLLACIAILLAVIAIILVMRPSQSTADASTSAAASAGASAQPAEVQTAAPSQTDAGLLEILHGEVRRDPDDAQARGDVDSPVVMVIYSDFACPYCTKFAQEVEPALEDLVRDGTLRIEWRDLAQITDTSPLAAQAGVAAGKQGRFWEFHDAVYAAADPTDHPEYTEESLVAFAKEAGVPDLDRFRSDMNDAATVQAVAEAKQHAYDLGISGTPFLIINDAYVPGYADADYLRNTIREQAEAAR
- a CDS encoding ROK family glucokinase, producing the protein MALSIGVDVGGTKIAAGVVDEDGTVLATARRDSPATSREAIFATIADVANELAAQYDAETIGVGAAGFTSSDRNTMVYGTNLDWTGARIADEISARTGKKVVVENDANAAGWAEARFGGGKGAKNVLVVTLGTGVGGAVIIDGHLVRGAAGFAAEIGHINVVPDGRPCGCGQRGCLERYGSGTALGVNGWELAKFQPDYAARIIELSGGDQNRISGKAVTAAAREGDPAALECYERLGSALGLGLADLCAVLDPEVIVLAGGLTEAGDILLNPVRASFDEHLTARAHRPEIPIVISSSGQEAGLIGAADLARQD
- a CDS encoding flotillin family protein; the encoded protein is MLYAIIAVVVLALLLGVYMLSRVVVVPSNLTGLVSGSSRNGEVKIIRPGGRDFVLPIIQSIQYLPFTQNTIGFQVTAEDENKINVSVSAVAAVKVGDSDQQVRAAAKRFLGKPNTDQAIADSSRDALIGSLRSIIGHMTVTDLISDRDALQQNVFDDAKSVMANMGLEIDVLQISEITDASGYIDSLGVPEQQRVAKDARVARANAEREAKDAEVTSRQQIAERERDLALRQAELKAETDKAQAEADSAGPLARAAKKREIAVIEQEAAEAQAALTERELDSTVRKPADAARYQREQEAEAAKAESIRRAEAEAERTRLDAEAQAQATVARAEAQARATAAQAQAEAEAIAARGRAEAEAVRAAGEAEAKAMSDKADALAKYGRAATQQMILDKAPEIARALAEPLGSVKDMSIISTDGASALPKAVAGNVEQLDAVMRSLTGTSLTDMMRRFGGEDEDGSKGRDGSAA
- a CDS encoding sugar O-acetyltransferase; amino-acid sequence: MSQQEHRGPGTDAEVDPREAEVRRRMAAQELYLDEGPGLEALTEQRIRGKELAAAYNATSPRDAAGRRRLLEEIFGELGDAVWIEPPLHVAYGIHTRVGSPVYANAGLQLIDDSPVVIGNRVMFGPRVMITTAGHPVHPEMRDRGQQFSAPVVIEDDVWIGGNVTILPGVTIGRGSVIAAGAVVNANVPPMVVAGGVPARVLREITDADRDWSYRAPRTLPVPGRQADEESA
- a CDS encoding transposase, which codes for MSEARWELLAPLLPSSPADGGPRVYPLRDMINALRWLPGSGRPGVTYPPATGPGHQVRQVQVRQVRRPLSGHHPHRQHQPLAQATYITRPGSGCVSAWVGARPGVCVRGR